In Gemmatimonadaceae bacterium, the following are encoded in one genomic region:
- a CDS encoding response regulator transcription factor, whose product MSETPAPAMRAVQHVLVVEDDPTMEAEAIAAVAVFPGASVRTARTVAEAERWIKRVRFDLAIIDLGLPDGSGVGLIRTLMGDPPHSADVNEIPTVCVARTVFDDDAHLFAVLSAGGQGYLLKGETIDVVRLRLQAAMAGEPVVSPSIARRVLAYFRGESPVMRHAPSRPSIPPAALTNRETDVLRQLAHGHTLAEVGKELSLSVNTVKTHVKNVYARLDVSSRIAAVDTARRMGILDDDARR is encoded by the coding sequence ATGAGCGAAACCCCTGCGCCGGCGATGCGCGCCGTGCAGCACGTGCTGGTGGTGGAGGACGATCCGACGATGGAGGCCGAGGCCATCGCCGCGGTGGCGGTCTTCCCCGGCGCCAGCGTGCGCACGGCCCGGACCGTGGCCGAGGCCGAACGCTGGATCAAGCGCGTCCGGTTCGACCTCGCGATCATCGACCTCGGGTTGCCCGACGGGTCGGGGGTCGGGCTGATCCGCACGCTGATGGGTGATCCGCCGCACTCGGCCGACGTGAACGAGATCCCGACCGTCTGCGTGGCGCGCACGGTGTTCGATGACGATGCACACCTCTTCGCGGTGCTCTCCGCCGGGGGCCAGGGGTACCTGCTGAAGGGTGAGACGATCGACGTGGTCCGGCTGCGTCTGCAGGCGGCGATGGCCGGTGAGCCGGTGGTGTCGCCGTCGATCGCGCGGCGTGTGCTGGCGTACTTCCGCGGCGAGTCACCAGTCATGCGGCATGCACCGTCACGTCCCAGCATTCCGCCGGCGGCGCTCACCAACCGCGAGACCGACGTGCTGCGGCAGCTCGCGCACGGGCACACGCTGGCCGAGGTGGGCAAGGAGTTGTCGCTGTCGGTGAACACCGTCAAGACACACGTCAAGAACGTCTATGCGCGGCTGGACGTGAGCTCACGCATCGCGGCAGTGGACACGGCGCGGCGCATGGGCATCCTGGACGACGACGCACGGCGCTGA
- a CDS encoding DUF1684 domain-containing protein gives MPAARQRRAVTALAAVLLGACATAELAVPPKTAVDSATYAADIADFHAKRLEAIAGPDGWSTLAGLFWLDSASYSIGSAAASTIRLPADHTPPAVGTLRNDASRVTFLAARGTTVMVDSTRIDSVTLANDKAEQPTVLRTGSLTYRLIERGGRQALRVKDSAYVLRRDFKGLTYFPTDTSFRVQAHLVPHPAPRTVRILNVLGMTEEYRSPGVLHFRIGGTAYALTATFEGKDTTQYFMLFRDATSKETTYPAGRFMYATLVDSAGYTILDFNRAYNPPCAFTAFATCPLPPAGNVLTVAIPAGEKRYAGPHGAELR, from the coding sequence ATGCCCGCAGCGCGCCAACGCCGTGCCGTGACCGCCCTCGCTGCCGTGCTCCTGGGAGCGTGTGCGACAGCGGAACTGGCGGTGCCACCCAAGACGGCCGTGGACTCGGCAACCTACGCGGCCGACATCGCCGACTTCCACGCGAAGCGCCTCGAGGCGATCGCGGGGCCGGATGGCTGGAGCACTCTCGCCGGGCTGTTCTGGCTGGACAGCGCCTCGTACAGCATCGGGAGTGCGGCGGCCAGCACGATCCGCCTCCCGGCGGACCACACGCCGCCCGCCGTCGGCACCCTGCGCAACGATGCGTCCCGCGTGACGTTCCTCGCCGCCCGTGGCACCACGGTGATGGTGGACAGCACGCGGATCGACAGCGTGACGCTGGCCAACGACAAGGCGGAACAGCCCACGGTGCTGCGCACCGGCAGCCTCACCTACCGGCTGATCGAGCGTGGCGGCCGGCAGGCGCTGCGGGTGAAGGACAGCGCCTACGTGCTCCGTCGCGACTTCAAGGGGCTCACCTACTTCCCCACAGACACTTCGTTCCGCGTGCAGGCGCACCTGGTGCCGCACCCCGCGCCGCGCACGGTGCGCATCCTGAACGTGCTGGGCATGACGGAGGAGTACCGGTCGCCCGGCGTGCTGCACTTCCGCATCGGCGGCACGGCGTACGCGCTCACGGCGACCTTCGAGGGGAAGGACACCACGCAGTACTTCATGCTCTTCCGCGACGCGACGAGCAAGGAGACCACCTACCCCGCCGGCCGCTTCATGTACGCCACGCTCGTCGACAGCGCCGGCTACACGATCCTCGACTTCAACCGCGCCTACAACCCGCCCTGCGCCTTCACCGCCTTCGCCACCTGCCCGCTGCCGCCGGCCGGGAACGTGCTCACCGTCGCGATCCCGGCTGGCGAGAAGCGCTACGCCGGGCCGCACGGCGCTGAACTCCGATAG
- a CDS encoding MaoC family dehydratase N-terminal domain-containing protein, with protein MTDAVPDFREWIGRTETVLDGLSPEHARRAAATFDDEVTGVGADDPLPPLWQWFYFLPFAAQSALDVDGHPQRGGFLPPIPYPRRMFAGSRMVFHRPLRLGQPAAREGEIRNVVMKSGRSGSLAFVTVQYRFTQGGVLCVEEEQDIVYREPGAAVSAPVAAPLAPATAGEWRRTITPDARLLFRFSALTFNAHRIHYDRPYAEREEGYPGLIVHGPLTAMLLADLVRRNTGRPIASFSFRGLAPLFDLAPFHLSGTPSGDSVDLVALAPDLTPALSAQVNLRD; from the coding sequence ATGACCGACGCCGTGCCAGACTTCCGCGAGTGGATCGGACGCACCGAGACCGTGCTGGACGGGTTGAGCCCGGAACATGCTCGCCGCGCAGCCGCGACCTTCGATGACGAAGTAACCGGCGTCGGGGCGGATGACCCGCTGCCGCCGCTCTGGCAGTGGTTCTACTTCCTGCCGTTCGCGGCGCAGTCGGCGCTGGACGTGGATGGTCATCCCCAGCGCGGGGGCTTCCTGCCGCCGATCCCGTATCCGCGGCGCATGTTCGCGGGCTCGCGGATGGTGTTCCATCGCCCCCTGCGGCTCGGCCAGCCGGCCGCGCGCGAGGGCGAGATCCGCAACGTGGTGATGAAGTCGGGACGCAGCGGGTCGCTGGCGTTCGTGACGGTGCAGTACCGCTTCACGCAGGGTGGCGTGCTCTGCGTCGAGGAGGAGCAGGACATCGTGTACCGCGAGCCCGGCGCCGCCGTCAGCGCGCCGGTCGCGGCACCGCTCGCACCGGCCACGGCGGGCGAGTGGCGCCGCACCATCACCCCCGATGCGCGCCTCCTCTTCCGCTTCTCGGCGCTGACCTTCAACGCCCACCGCATCCACTACGACCGGCCGTACGCCGAGCGTGAGGAAGGGTATCCGGGGCTGATCGTGCACGGCCCGCTGACGGCGATGCTGCTGGCCGATCTCGTCCGGCGCAACACCGGCCGGCCGATCGCGTCGTTCTCGTTCCGCGGCCTCGCGCCACTCTTCGACCTCGCGCCCTTCCACCTCTCCGGCACGCCCTCCGGCGACAGCGTGGACCTCGTCGCGCTCGCGCCCGACCTCACGCCGGCACTCTCGGCACAGGTCAACCTGCGCGACTGA
- a CDS encoding CoA transferase, whose product MFARDRAAPPDDRPADGAATAPGEGPLRGIRVIDVGNFLAGPYAAAMMGEFGAEVLKVEHPIGGDPMRRFGTATSRPDATLKWLSESRNKKSVTMDLRQADGVQLFLRLVAKSDVLIENFRPGTMEEWGLTWEALSAANPRLVMLRVSGYGQTGPYRRRSGFAHIAQAFGGLNYLAGFPGETPVLPGTVPLGDYIASLYGAIGIMVALRHCEKTGRGQIIDVGIYEAVFRMMEEIAAVYGVSGKIREREGSGSFVAVPHGHFRTRDDRWIAIACTTDKMFERLSVAMGQPHLASSGLYGDQRKRLAARDTVNAMVIEWVASLDRDEVLRLCLQEEVPVGKVNSIADIFDDEHFQARGNLAHITDPELGDVVVPGVVPTLSATPGRITNLGPTLGNATDEVLRDLLGLTVAELHRLRQHRII is encoded by the coding sequence ATGTTCGCTCGTGATCGTGCAGCACCGCCGGATGACCGTCCTGCGGATGGGGCGGCGACGGCCCCTGGCGAGGGGCCGCTCCGTGGCATCCGCGTGATCGACGTCGGCAACTTCCTCGCCGGCCCGTACGCGGCCGCGATGATGGGCGAGTTCGGCGCCGAGGTGCTCAAGGTGGAGCATCCCATCGGCGGTGACCCGATGCGCCGGTTCGGCACCGCCACCAGCCGCCCCGATGCCACGCTCAAGTGGCTCAGCGAGAGCCGGAACAAGAAGTCGGTGACGATGGACCTGCGGCAGGCCGACGGTGTGCAGCTCTTCCTCAGGCTCGTCGCGAAGTCCGACGTGCTGATCGAGAACTTCCGGCCCGGCACGATGGAGGAGTGGGGGCTGACATGGGAGGCCCTCAGTGCCGCCAATCCCCGGCTGGTGATGTTGCGGGTGTCGGGCTACGGCCAGACAGGGCCGTACCGCCGCCGGTCAGGGTTCGCGCACATCGCGCAGGCCTTCGGCGGGCTGAATTACCTCGCGGGCTTCCCGGGCGAGACGCCGGTGCTGCCCGGCACCGTGCCGCTCGGCGACTACATCGCCAGCCTCTACGGCGCCATCGGCATCATGGTCGCGCTGCGCCACTGCGAGAAGACCGGTCGCGGGCAGATCATCGACGTCGGCATCTACGAGGCCGTCTTCCGGATGATGGAGGAGATCGCCGCCGTGTACGGCGTCTCGGGCAAGATCCGCGAGCGTGAGGGGTCGGGGAGCTTCGTGGCGGTGCCGCATGGCCACTTCCGCACCCGCGACGACCGGTGGATCGCGATCGCCTGCACCACCGACAAGATGTTCGAGCGGCTGTCTGTCGCGATGGGGCAGCCGCACCTCGCCTCGTCCGGCCTGTACGGCGACCAGCGCAAGCGCCTCGCCGCCCGCGACACGGTCAACGCGATGGTGATCGAGTGGGTCGCCTCGCTGGACCGCGACGAGGTGCTGCGCCTCTGCCTGCAGGAGGAGGTGCCGGTGGGCAAGGTGAACAGCATCGCCGACATCTTCGACGACGAGCACTTCCAGGCCCGCGGCAACCTCGCGCACATCACCGATCCGGAGCTGGGTGACGTGGTCGTGCCGGGGGTGGTGCCGACGCTCTCCGCCACACCGGGCCGCATCACGAACCTTGGCCCGACGCTCGGCAATGCCACCGACGAGGTGCTGCGCGACCTGCTCGGCCTCACCGTCGCCGAACTGCACCGACTGCGTCAGCATCGGATCATCTGA
- a CDS encoding CoA transferase yields the protein MPATPPASGLPLAGIRVIDVATVIAAPYCATILGEFGADVLKVEHPVGGDALRRFGTPSLRGDTLTWMSESRNKRSVTLDLRNAAGVHVFKELIKKTDVLCENFRTGTLEKWGLGWEVLHELNPRLVMLRVTGYGQTGPYSDRPGFARVAHAVGGIAYLAGMPKGTPVTPGSTTLGDYMTGLYGCLGVLMALRHRDLTGEGQYVDAALYESVFRCTEELAPAYAMYGTVRERQGSSHNDFACPHGHFATKDGKWVAISTATDKLFRRLAMAMGRPELAASSTYGEQKTRLEHRHDVNEIVRDWCGSLTREQVLERCYATDTPAGPLNNIADIFGDRQFHARRNLVALDDPDTGESIIVPSPVPALSETPGSIRSLGPKLGEHTDEVLAEVLGMGAAEIADLRGRRVI from the coding sequence ATGCCTGCCACCCCCCCAGCGTCCGGGCTGCCACTCGCCGGCATCCGCGTGATCGATGTCGCGACGGTCATCGCCGCGCCGTACTGCGCGACGATCCTCGGCGAGTTCGGCGCGGACGTCCTGAAGGTCGAGCACCCGGTGGGCGGCGACGCGCTCCGCCGGTTCGGCACCCCGTCGCTGCGCGGCGACACCCTCACCTGGATGAGCGAGTCGCGCAACAAGCGCTCGGTCACGCTCGACCTCCGCAATGCGGCCGGCGTGCACGTGTTCAAGGAGCTGATCAAGAAGACCGACGTGCTCTGCGAGAACTTCCGCACCGGCACCCTCGAGAAGTGGGGGCTGGGCTGGGAGGTGCTCCACGAGCTCAACCCGCGGCTGGTGATGCTGCGCGTGACGGGCTACGGGCAGACGGGCCCGTACAGCGACCGTCCGGGCTTCGCGCGCGTCGCGCACGCCGTGGGCGGCATCGCGTACCTCGCCGGCATGCCGAAGGGCACGCCGGTCACGCCGGGCTCCACGACCCTCGGCGACTACATGACGGGGCTCTACGGCTGCCTCGGCGTGCTGATGGCGCTCCGCCACCGCGACCTCACCGGCGAGGGACAGTACGTCGACGCCGCGCTCTACGAGTCGGTGTTCCGCTGCACCGAGGAACTGGCGCCGGCCTACGCGATGTACGGCACCGTGCGTGAGCGCCAGGGCTCGTCGCACAACGACTTCGCCTGCCCGCACGGCCACTTCGCCACCAAGGATGGCAAGTGGGTGGCGATCAGCACCGCCACCGACAAGCTCTTCCGACGCCTCGCGATGGCGATGGGCCGGCCGGAACTGGCGGCGTCGAGCACCTACGGCGAGCAGAAGACGCGGCTGGAGCACCGGCACGACGTGAACGAGATCGTGCGGGACTGGTGCGGCTCGCTGACGCGCGAGCAGGTGCTGGAACGGTGCTACGCCACCGACACCCCCGCCGGCCCGCTCAACAACATCGCCGACATCTTCGGCGACCGGCAGTTCCACGCGCGGCGGAACCTGGTGGCGCTCGACGATCCGGACACCGGCGAGTCGATCATCGTCCCGTCGCCGGTGCCCGCACTTTCCGAGACGCCGGGCAGCATCCGCAGCCTGGGCCCGAAGCTCGGGGAGCACACCGACGAGGTGCTGGCCGAGGTGCTCGGCATGGGCGCGGCCGAGATCGCGGACCTGCGCGGCCGGCGGGTCATCTGA
- a CDS encoding CoA transferase — MSGILEGLRIVEGSAFVAAPLGGMTLAQLGADVIRFDPIGGGLDARRWPLTNDGAQSLFWTGLNKGKRSIAVDFRTPRGQELLTQLICAPGADAGIFSTNFPAKGWLSYDALRAHRADLIMVNLLGRRDGGSEVDYTVNPAIGLPAMTGPAGSDDPVNHVFPAWDAIAGNMLAVAMLAAERHRTRSGAGQLVTLALKDVGLAMLGHLGMIGEVMVNDADRGRFGNYLYGAFGRDFVTADGGRAMVVGLTDMQWSTLVKATGTADAMAGVATTTGLDLADEGNRFRAREAIAAVLEPWFATRSMADVRTALDGARVTWAPYRTVREAIAQDADLSLANPMFGMLHQPGVGDLLAAASPLDFGALPRVPLAPAPVLGQHTDEILFDLLGLSEHDVGVLHDARIVLQAT; from the coding sequence ATGAGTGGCATCCTCGAGGGACTTCGCATCGTCGAGGGATCGGCGTTCGTGGCGGCACCACTCGGCGGCATGACGCTCGCGCAGCTCGGCGCCGACGTGATCCGCTTCGACCCGATCGGCGGCGGCCTGGATGCGCGGCGTTGGCCGCTCACGAACGACGGCGCGCAGAGCCTCTTCTGGACGGGGCTGAACAAGGGGAAGCGCTCGATCGCGGTGGACTTCCGCACGCCCCGCGGGCAGGAGCTGCTCACGCAACTCATCTGCGCACCCGGAGCCGACGCGGGGATCTTCAGCACGAACTTCCCGGCCAAGGGCTGGCTCTCGTACGACGCGCTCCGCGCCCACCGTGCGGACCTGATCATGGTGAACCTGCTCGGACGGCGTGACGGCGGCTCCGAGGTGGACTATACGGTGAATCCCGCCATTGGCCTGCCGGCGATGACCGGCCCCGCCGGCAGCGACGACCCGGTGAACCACGTGTTCCCCGCCTGGGATGCGATTGCCGGCAACATGCTGGCCGTCGCCATGCTTGCGGCCGAGCGGCATCGCACGCGCAGCGGCGCGGGGCAGCTCGTGACGCTCGCGCTCAAGGACGTGGGCCTGGCCATGCTCGGTCACCTCGGCATGATCGGCGAGGTGATGGTGAACGACGCGGATCGCGGGCGGTTCGGGAACTACCTCTATGGCGCGTTCGGCCGCGACTTCGTGACGGCCGACGGCGGGCGCGCGATGGTGGTGGGGCTCACCGACATGCAGTGGAGCACGCTGGTGAAGGCGACCGGCACCGCCGACGCGATGGCGGGCGTGGCCACCACCACGGGGCTCGACCTGGCGGACGAAGGCAACCGCTTCCGTGCGCGCGAGGCCATCGCGGCGGTGCTCGAGCCCTGGTTCGCGACGCGCAGCATGGCCGACGTGCGGACGGCGCTGGACGGTGCCCGCGTGACGTGGGCGCCGTACCGCACTGTGCGCGAGGCCATCGCGCAGGATGCCGACCTCTCGCTCGCGAACCCGATGTTCGGGATGCTGCACCAGCCCGGCGTGGGCGACCTGCTGGCCGCCGCCTCTCCGCTCGACTTCGGCGCCCTGCCCCGCGTGCCACTGGCGCCCGCGCCGGTCCTCGGCCAGCACACCGACGAGATCCTGTTCGACCTGCTCGGCCTGTCCGAGCATGACGTGGGCGTGCTGCATGATGCGCGCATCGTGCTGCAGGCCACCTGA
- a CDS encoding CoA ester lyase: protein MKLPANFYKPLAIGAPQPFRELPVRPERVIHFFPPHLEKIRAKLPDTARQVDVLCGNLEDAIPVDAKEAAREGFIEAACAVDRGDTGLWVRVNCLNSPWVLDDIAQVVQRAGNRLDAIMIPKVEGPWDIHFVDQYLALLEARHGVTKPILIHALLETAEGVKNVEQIAIASPRMHGMSLGPADLAASRGMKTTRVGGGHPFYGVLADPLPDGAPRVFAQQDLWHYTVARMVDACASAGLRAFYGPFGDLKDEAGCEAQFRNAFIMGCTGAWSLAPNQIAIAKRVFSPDVNEVLFAKRILDSMPDGTGVAMIDGKMQDDATWKQAKVIVDLARLVARKDPDLAASYGF, encoded by the coding sequence GTGAAGCTCCCCGCGAACTTCTACAAGCCGCTCGCCATCGGCGCGCCGCAGCCGTTCCGTGAGCTGCCGGTGCGCCCCGAGCGCGTGATCCACTTCTTCCCGCCGCACCTGGAGAAGATCCGCGCCAAGCTCCCCGACACGGCGCGGCAGGTGGACGTGCTGTGCGGCAACCTCGAGGACGCGATCCCGGTGGACGCCAAGGAGGCGGCGCGCGAGGGATTCATCGAGGCGGCGTGTGCGGTCGACCGCGGCGACACCGGCCTCTGGGTGCGCGTGAACTGCCTCAACAGCCCCTGGGTCCTGGACGACATCGCGCAGGTCGTGCAGCGCGCCGGCAACCGGCTGGACGCCATCATGATCCCCAAGGTCGAGGGCCCATGGGACATCCACTTCGTGGACCAGTATCTCGCGCTGCTCGAGGCGCGCCACGGTGTCACGAAGCCGATCCTGATCCACGCCCTGCTGGAGACGGCGGAGGGGGTGAAGAACGTCGAGCAGATCGCCATCGCCAGTCCGCGCATGCACGGCATGAGCCTCGGGCCGGCCGACCTCGCCGCCTCGCGCGGCATGAAGACCACGCGGGTGGGTGGCGGGCACCCGTTCTACGGCGTGCTGGCAGATCCGCTGCCTGACGGTGCACCGCGGGTGTTCGCGCAGCAGGATCTCTGGCACTACACGGTGGCACGGATGGTGGACGCCTGCGCCTCGGCCGGCCTCCGTGCGTTCTACGGGCCGTTCGGTGACCTGAAGGACGAGGCGGGCTGCGAGGCACAGTTCCGGAACGCGTTCATCATGGGGTGCACCGGTGCCTGGTCGCTGGCGCCGAACCAGATCGCCATCGCCAAGCGTGTCTTCAGCCCCGACGTGAACGAGGTGCTGTTCGCGAAGCGCATCCTGGACTCCATGCCCGATGGCACCGGCGTGGCGATGATCGACGGCAAGATGCAGGACGACGCCACCTGGAAGCAGGCGAAGGTGATCGTGGACCTCGCACGGCTCGTCGCCCGGAAGGACCCGGACCTGGCCGCATCGTATGGCTTCTGA
- a CDS encoding MaoC family dehydratase, with protein sequence MSKTQSGNFFEDFAVGQQIIHATPRTVTEGEVALYTALFGGRFAVPSSDPFAASVGLGGAPVDSMLAFHVVFGKTVPDISLNAIANLGYANGRFGVPVYPGDTLSTTSTVIGVKENRDGKTGVVYVRSVGVNQVGEMVLDYVRWVMVRKRNPEAPAPAVVIPALEDAVPVADLHVPFSIEPGDYDTDLAGSPHLWEDYAVGERIDHVDGVTIEEAEHMMAAKLFQNTARVHFNQHVEREGRFGRRIIYGGHIISLARALSFNGLANALCIAAINGGRHTAPTFAGDTIYAWTEVLDRMEVPGHDDVGALRLRTVAAKDRSCQDFPYQDAAGAYDPAVVLDFDYTVLMPRRR encoded by the coding sequence GTGTCGAAGACACAGTCGGGCAACTTCTTCGAGGACTTCGCGGTCGGGCAGCAGATCATCCACGCCACGCCGCGGACGGTGACGGAGGGTGAAGTGGCGCTCTACACCGCCCTCTTCGGCGGGCGCTTCGCGGTGCCCTCCTCGGATCCGTTCGCCGCCAGCGTGGGGCTGGGTGGTGCCCCGGTGGACAGCATGCTCGCCTTCCACGTGGTGTTCGGGAAGACGGTGCCGGACATCTCGCTGAATGCGATTGCGAACCTGGGCTATGCCAACGGGCGCTTCGGCGTGCCGGTTTATCCCGGCGACACGCTGTCCACGACCTCCACCGTCATCGGCGTGAAGGAGAACCGCGACGGGAAGACCGGTGTGGTGTACGTGCGCTCGGTGGGCGTGAACCAGGTGGGTGAGATGGTGCTGGACTACGTGCGCTGGGTGATGGTGCGCAAGCGGAACCCGGAGGCGCCGGCACCGGCGGTGGTGATCCCGGCGCTGGAGGACGCGGTGCCCGTCGCCGACCTGCACGTGCCCTTCAGCATCGAGCCGGGTGACTACGACACCGACCTGGCCGGAAGCCCGCACCTGTGGGAGGACTACGCCGTCGGGGAGCGCATCGACCATGTCGATGGCGTCACGATCGAGGAGGCGGAGCACATGATGGCCGCCAAGCTGTTCCAGAACACGGCGCGGGTGCACTTCAACCAGCACGTGGAGCGCGAGGGACGCTTCGGCCGGCGGATCATTTACGGCGGCCACATCATCAGCCTGGCGCGGGCGCTGAGTTTCAACGGGCTGGCCAATGCGCTCTGCATCGCCGCGATCAACGGCGGCCGGCACACGGCCCCGACCTTCGCCGGTGACACCATCTACGCCTGGACGGAGGTGCTGGACCGGATGGAGGTGCCCGGCCACGACGATGTCGGTGCGCTGCGGCTGCGGACGGTGGCGGCGAAGGACCGCTCCTGCCAAGATTTCCCGTACCAGGATGCGGCGGGGGCCTACGACCCGGCCGTGGTCCTCGACTTCGACTACACGGTCCTGATGCCACGGCGGCGCTGA
- a CDS encoding DMT family transporter, protein MPTTPDAATPARAVPPAVLTTVALVAFAGNSLLCRLALARTPIDAASFTAIRLTAGAATLFLVLRTRRTERTPRGSWRSAMALFAYAAGFSFAYLHLTAGTGALLLFGAVQATMISVGLARGERLALPQAAGLLVACAGLVALVLPGLSAPPLGAAALMTCAGIAWGIYSLRAKDAGDATSATAGNFLRAVPMAALLLLVSGGPRTVDAAGVLYAVASGALASGLGYAIWYAALRSLRATTAATVQLSVPVIASAGGVMLLQEPVTLRLVLCGAAILGGVLVVVLSRARRQVGL, encoded by the coding sequence ATGCCAACCACGCCGGACGCCGCGACGCCCGCGCGCGCAGTGCCGCCTGCAGTGCTCACGACGGTCGCGCTGGTGGCATTCGCCGGCAACTCGCTGCTCTGCCGCCTTGCCCTCGCGCGCACGCCCATCGACGCCGCGAGCTTCACGGCGATCCGGCTCACCGCCGGCGCCGCGACGTTGTTCCTCGTGCTGCGCACCCGGCGCACGGAGCGCACGCCGCGCGGCTCGTGGCGCTCGGCGATGGCGCTCTTCGCCTACGCCGCCGGGTTCTCGTTCGCGTACCTGCACCTCACCGCCGGCACCGGTGCGCTGCTGCTCTTCGGCGCCGTGCAGGCCACGATGATCTCTGTCGGGCTGGCCCGCGGCGAGCGCCTGGCGCTGCCGCAGGCCGCCGGCCTGCTGGTGGCGTGCGCCGGCCTCGTGGCGCTCGTGCTCCCCGGGCTCTCGGCGCCGCCGCTCGGCGCTGCGGCACTAATGACATGCGCCGGCATCGCCTGGGGGATCTACTCGCTGCGTGCGAAGGACGCCGGTGATGCCACGTCGGCCACCGCCGGGAACTTCCTGCGGGCCGTGCCGATGGCGGCGCTGCTGCTGCTGGTCAGTGGAGGGCCGCGCACGGTGGATGCCGCCGGCGTCCTGTATGCCGTCGCGTCCGGGGCGCTCGCGTCGGGGCTTGGCTACGCCATCTGGTACGCCGCGCTGCGGTCGCTGCGGGCGACCACCGCAGCCACGGTGCAACTGTCGGTGCCTGTCATCGCGTCCGCCGGCGGTGTGATGCTGTTGCAGGAACCCGTCACGTTGCGCCTCGTCCTCTGCGGCGCGGCGATCCTTGGCGGCGTGCTGGTCGTGGTGCTGTCGCGGGCCCGGCGTCAGGTCGGGCTGTAG
- a CDS encoding GNAT family N-acetyltransferase: MTMLRHAVPADVPAIRSLIDASVRGLNAGRYTDAQVEESLVSVFGVDSQLLADGTYYVITDGGAVVAAGGWSRRTTLYGGDQVKRDEADPLLDPATDAARIRAFYVAPTHARRGLARRLYLACEDAAVQAGFHRFQLGATLPGVPLYEALGFRAVERADFAMPSGALLPIIRMERNLPAAVDRTR; the protein is encoded by the coding sequence ATGACCATGCTCCGGCACGCGGTGCCGGCGGACGTTCCCGCGATCCGGTCACTGATCGATGCCTCGGTGCGCGGCCTCAACGCCGGTCGCTACACTGACGCCCAGGTGGAGGAATCGCTGGTCTCCGTGTTCGGCGTGGATTCGCAGCTCCTCGCGGATGGCACCTACTACGTGATCACGGACGGCGGTGCCGTCGTCGCCGCCGGCGGCTGGAGCCGGCGCACCACGCTCTACGGCGGTGACCAGGTGAAGCGCGATGAGGCCGACCCCCTGCTCGATCCCGCCACCGATGCGGCACGCATCCGGGCGTTCTACGTCGCGCCGACGCACGCACGCCGCGGCCTCGCGCGTCGCCTCTACCTGGCCTGTGAGGATGCCGCCGTGCAGGCGGGGTTCCACCGGTTCCAGCTCGGCGCCACGCTCCCCGGCGTGCCGCTCTACGAGGCGCTGGGCTTCCGTGCGGTCGAACGCGCCGACTTCGCGATGCCGTCCGGCGCGCTGCTTCCCATCATCCGCATGGAGCGGAACCTGCCCGCCGCGGTGGATCGCACGCGCTGA